The following are from one region of the Littorina saxatilis isolate snail1 linkage group LG4, US_GU_Lsax_2.0, whole genome shotgun sequence genome:
- the LOC138964615 gene encoding uncharacterized protein: MREGVPQGVVSPTLFLLYINNITTFLPRHVSNTLHADDLAIWSAADLATSAACRIQTAVHDVHKWTEDWGLQVSEVKTQATVFSLSTTKEKVTIKLGDRTLPQVETPTFLGVKLDPRLSWKPQIEDMEKRGIKRLALMKKLSGTHWGANSKILKTVYTGTVRPVLEYGASAWATAAKTHTNKLDWVQNFGLRIILGAMKSTPIAAMKRTVGVEPIESRQRSKLLAHAEKMKRLPDHPLHDKLKSMTKNRLKRKSLNHLVKEEQRMQADILTANIELCERLDPTNWPPKTLKAEVRTTIPGITVKEDQSDAVLKALTMEEIDKRYPAARWTHIFTDGSAEDATRNGGCGVFIKKPGLPPVSVSASGGRLCSNYKAEVLALHKATETVLQWENRPKKAVFFSDSLSALQALCSGNPESTMEHMMQNINTLAQTTAVVLQWIPAHTGIVGNEVADRLANEGSKTEQQPSNLTYREARTLIRNRQKSTFKKKNNGYNPHEDALHQLTRHEQTIVFRLRTGHCGLNSHLKRIGIRQSALCHCGEADQTPDHFLQTCQLHCSERKHVWPTGTSLHTKL; encoded by the coding sequence ATGAGAGAAGGAGTTCCCCAGGGAGTCGTATCACCAACTCTCTTTCTCCTGTacatcaacaacatcaccaCTTTTCTCCCCCGCCATGTCTCCAACACTCTGCACGCAGATGATCTTGCCATCTGGAGTGCAGCAGACCTGGCCACGTCTGCAGCATGCAGGATCCAGACCGCGGTGCATGACGTACACAAGTGGACAGAAGATTGGGGTCTTCAGGTCAGCGAAGTCAAAACTCAGGCTACtgtgttctctctctccaccaccAAAGAGAAAGTCACCATCAAGCTCGGCGACAGAACCCTGCCCCAAGTTGAGACTCCCACTTTTCTCGGGGTAAAACTGGATCCACGTCTCTCTTGGAAGCCCCAGATCGAAGACATGGAAAAAAGGGGAATCAAGAGGCTTGCCTTGATGAAGAAGCTCTCGGGAACACATTGGGGGGCAAACTCCAAGATACTGAAGACTGTGTACACAGGAACAGTTCGCCCAGTGCTGGAGTATGGGGCAAGTGCTTGGGCAACCGCAGCCAAGACGCACACCAACAAACTGGACTGGGTCCAAAACTTTGGCCTCAGGATAATCCTTGGCGCCATGAAATCCACTCCTATTGCTGCAATGAAAAGGACAGTTGGAGTTGAACCCATTGAGAGCCGACAGCGAAGCAAGCTTCTTGCCCATGCCGAAAAGATGAAGAGGCTACCAGACCACCCCCTGCATGACAAACTAAAAAGCATGACAAAGAACAGGCTAAAACGGAAAAGCTTGAACCATCTTGTCAAGGAAGAGCAACGCATGCAGGCTGACATCTTGACGGCAAACATCGAACTGTGCGAGAGACTTGATCCAACCAACTGGCCCCCAAAAACCCTTAAAGCTGAAGTCAGAACCACCATCCCTGGCATTACTGTGAAGGAAGACCAGAGTGACGCTGTGCTGAAAGCTCTGACAATGGAGGAGATCGACAAGCGCTACCCTGCAGCTAGATGGACACACATCTTTACCGACGGATCAGCTGAAGACGCCACAAGAAACGGAGGATGTGGCGTATTCATCAAGAAACCAGGCCTGCCCCCAGTCTCTGTGTCAGCATCCGGAGGGAGATTGTGCTCCAACTACAAGGCTGAAGTTCTGGCACTCCACAAAGCCACAGAGACAGTCCTGCAGTGGGAAAACCGTCCCAAGAAAGCTGTCTTTTTTTCAGACTCTTTGTCAGCACTCCAGGCCTTGTGTTCGGGCAATCCAGAATCGACCATGGAACACATGATGCAGAACATCAACACACTGGCCCAAACCACAGCGGTTGTCCTGCAGTGGATCCCTGCACACACGGGGATTGTGGGCAACGAAGTGGCGGATCGGCTGGCAAATGAGGGCAGCAAAACTGAGCAGCAACCCTCTAATCTCACTTACCGTGAAGCCAGGACCCTAATCCGAAACAGGCAAAAATCCaccttcaaaaagaaaaacaatggatATAATCCACACGAAGATGCCCTCCATCAGCTCACTCGTCACGAGCAGACCATTGTCTTCCGCCTCCGGACAGGCCACTGTGGACTAAACAGCCACCTAAAAAGGATCGGCATCAGACAGTCGGCCctgtgccattgtggagaggcgGACCAGACACCGGACCActtcctgcagacctgccaacTCCACTGCAGTGAGAGGAAACATGTCTGGCCCACAGGGACATCGCTGCACACCAAGCTATga